The Desulfocurvus vexinensis DSM 17965 genome includes a window with the following:
- a CDS encoding ATP-binding protein, whose amino-acid sequence MRRLSNSLFGKIFLWFCLALAAGTLGNVLLMDLLDTRHIRVPDHPEARGMFALQGQLLLDAYIHEGEAGLRRCVDIAPGLRFSLRLFDAQGRELTGFGPHPEIGEEFFDAMRAALAAPPSPGDHAEGSLPPFFLASRTLADGSPLYLALEFPRLPPPPSLLGSWMFWKRLVPMLVAGGVLALLLARHLSGPVRRLREATRRVAGGDLTHRIGTSSDRGYEEINALSEDFDRMAERVEHLVLSQRRLLRDISHELRSPLTRLNVALELARKRAGHTARAELDRIELDAARLDELIGQMLTYTRLDHMQECRDTTRVNLGALLMSVVRDTDLESQYKGVSVQVNTGAPAMIDAVPELVRRAMENVIRNAIRFTPAGKTVQVTQSVEPGELGPQARVTVLDMGPGVPDEALDKLFLPFYRVDDTRGHKSGGSGIGLAIAQRAVLLHGGTITASNTVHGGLRVDITLPLAG is encoded by the coding sequence GTGAGGCGGCTCTCCAACTCGCTCTTCGGCAAGATATTCCTGTGGTTCTGCCTGGCCCTGGCCGCGGGCACCCTGGGCAACGTGCTGCTCATGGACCTGCTGGACACGCGCCACATCCGGGTTCCCGACCATCCCGAGGCGCGGGGGATGTTCGCCCTGCAAGGCCAGCTGCTGCTGGACGCCTACATCCACGAGGGCGAGGCGGGCCTGCGCCGCTGCGTGGACATCGCCCCGGGCCTGCGCTTTTCCCTGCGCCTGTTCGACGCCCAGGGCCGCGAGCTGACCGGCTTCGGGCCGCACCCGGAGATCGGCGAGGAGTTTTTCGATGCCATGCGGGCCGCCCTGGCCGCCCCGCCCAGCCCGGGAGACCACGCCGAAGGCTCCCTGCCGCCGTTCTTCCTGGCCTCGCGGACCCTGGCCGACGGCAGCCCGCTCTACCTGGCCCTGGAGTTCCCGCGCCTGCCCCCGCCGCCCAGCCTGCTGGGCTCGTGGATGTTCTGGAAGCGGCTGGTGCCCATGCTCGTGGCGGGCGGGGTGCTGGCGCTGCTGCTGGCCCGGCACCTGAGCGGCCCGGTGCGCCGCCTGCGCGAGGCCACGCGCCGCGTGGCCGGGGGCGACCTGACCCACCGCATCGGCACCAGCAGCGACCGGGGCTACGAGGAGATCAACGCCCTGTCCGAGGATTTCGACCGCATGGCCGAGCGCGTGGAGCATCTGGTGCTCTCGCAGCGGCGGCTGCTGCGCGACATCTCCCACGAGCTGCGCTCGCCGCTGACGCGCCTCAACGTGGCCCTGGAGCTGGCGCGCAAGCGCGCGGGGCACACGGCCCGGGCCGAGCTGGATCGCATCGAGCTCGACGCCGCCCGCCTGGACGAGCTCATCGGCCAGATGCTGACCTACACCCGCCTGGACCACATGCAGGAATGCCGCGACACCACCCGCGTCAACCTGGGCGCACTGCTCATGAGCGTGGTCCGCGACACGGACCTGGAGTCGCAGTACAAGGGCGTGTCCGTGCAGGTGAACACCGGCGCCCCGGCCATGATCGACGCCGTGCCCGAGCTGGTGCGCCGGGCCATGGAGAACGTGATCCGCAACGCCATCCGCTTCACCCCCGCCGGGAAGACCGTGCAGGTCACCCAGAGCGTGGAGCCGGGCGAACTGGGGCCCCAGGCGCGGGTCACCGTCCTCGACATGGGCCCCGGCGTGCCCGACGAAGCCCTGGACAAACTCTTTTTGCCCTTCTACCGCGTGGACGACACCCGCGGGCACAAATCCGGCGGCTCGGGCATCGGCCTGGCCATCGCCCAGCGCGCCGTGCTGCTCCACGGCGGCACCATCACCGCCAGCAACACCGTCCACGGCGGCCTGCGCGTGGACATCACCCTGCCCCTGGCGGGGTAG